One Legionella lansingensis genomic region harbors:
- a CDS encoding SURF1 family protein, translating to MLSLTCFNYRFTPNWKMVLLSTLLVLLFMRLGYWQLQRAEEKKQLLSVQASFAKQAPISWTEGTVMPKQYQRISVKGTFLPETILLDNQFYQHQFGYDIINPLLLPSGSIVLVDRGWIVGDSMRQKFPVPEIPSLPLKLIGNAYFPSTKTWVLGQEAEKKEEHLTIIERIDTKSISKFLHKPVYPFIIRLDKEEGHGYIRDWPVVTMSPERHHAYAFQWFAMAFAILVLFIALNLKKIHENGKP from the coding sequence ATGTTGAGTTTAACCTGTTTTAATTATCGTTTCACGCCTAACTGGAAAATGGTGCTTTTGAGCACATTATTAGTGTTGCTTTTTATGCGATTAGGGTATTGGCAATTACAGCGCGCAGAAGAAAAAAAGCAATTACTCAGTGTACAAGCAAGCTTTGCTAAACAAGCGCCCATTTCCTGGACTGAGGGTACGGTTATGCCCAAGCAATATCAGCGCATTTCAGTGAAAGGAACGTTCTTGCCAGAGACTATTTTATTGGATAACCAGTTTTATCAGCATCAATTTGGATATGATATCATTAATCCCTTATTGCTTCCTTCTGGTAGTATTGTCTTGGTTGATCGAGGTTGGATCGTTGGAGATAGCATGCGTCAAAAATTTCCTGTGCCTGAGATTCCTTCTTTGCCACTTAAGCTTATCGGCAATGCTTATTTTCCCTCAACCAAAACTTGGGTGCTTGGCCAGGAAGCTGAAAAAAAAGAAGAGCATTTAACGATCATAGAGCGAATTGATACAAAATCAATCAGCAAGTTTTTGCATAAACCTGTCTATCCGTTTATTATTCGCCTCGATAAAGAGGAAGGGCATGGTTATATACGCGATTGGCCTGTAGTGACCATGTCTCCTGAGCGTCATCATGCTTACGCTTTTCAGTGGTTTGCGATGGCTTTTGCGATTTTGGTACTTTTTATTGCCTTGAATCTGAAGAAAATACATGAAAATGGTAAACCGTAA
- the cyoE gene encoding heme o synthase, translated as MPTSTTELGLKLNWRDYFELCKPRVVALMLLTVVVGMYLATPGWVALPTLVASLTGIGLCAGSAAAINHLVDKRIDAMMARTQKRPIAQGRVSAKQAIYFASLMGTFGLLVLVFFVNSLTAVLTFITLIGYAGIYTGYLKRATPQNIVIGGLAGAAPPLLGWTAITNHLDPQALLLVLIIFTWTPPHFWALAIYRFEEYKNAEIPMLPVTHGIAFTKLNVLLYTILLLVVSVLPFIVGMSSWIYLIGALSLGARFLYWAIALFRNEQSVFAIRTFRFSIVYLMMLFVFLLVDHYVPIGMGII; from the coding sequence ATGCCTACTAGCACCACCGAGCTTGGTTTAAAATTAAATTGGCGTGATTATTTTGAACTCTGCAAGCCACGTGTTGTAGCTCTTATGCTATTAACAGTGGTTGTCGGCATGTATTTAGCAACCCCGGGATGGGTAGCCTTACCAACCTTAGTGGCTTCTTTAACTGGCATTGGTTTATGTGCTGGAAGTGCCGCGGCCATTAATCATTTAGTAGATAAACGCATTGACGCCATGATGGCACGAACCCAAAAAAGACCTATCGCCCAAGGACGAGTATCTGCTAAGCAAGCCATTTATTTTGCGAGTCTGATGGGAACCTTTGGATTGTTAGTCCTGGTTTTCTTTGTTAATAGCTTAACTGCCGTGCTGACGTTTATCACGCTTATTGGCTATGCGGGTATTTACACAGGGTACTTAAAGCGTGCGACACCGCAAAATATTGTTATTGGTGGTTTGGCCGGAGCAGCTCCCCCATTGCTTGGCTGGACAGCAATCACCAATCACTTGGATCCACAAGCGCTATTGCTAGTTTTGATCATTTTTACTTGGACTCCCCCTCATTTTTGGGCCTTGGCGATTTATCGTTTTGAGGAATATAAAAATGCAGAAATTCCCATGCTACCTGTTACTCATGGTATCGCATTTACTAAACTAAATGTTCTTTTGTATACGATTTTGCTTCTGGTTGTTAGTGTGTTGCCTTTTATTGTGGGTATGAGCAGCTGGATATATTTGATCGGTGCTTTATCACTAGGAGCACGGTTTTTATACTGGGCTATTGCTTTATTTCGCAATGAACAATCCGTATTTGCCATACGAACCTTTCGGTTTTCTATTGTTTATTTAATGATGTTATTTGTTTTTTTATTGGTTGATCATTATGTACCTATTGGAATGGGTATTATCTAA
- the rimK gene encoding 30S ribosomal protein S6--L-glutamate ligase — translation MKIAILATNPQLYSHQRLKAAGEDAGHEISIINPLYCYLNVATSNPQVHYRGGEALPKFDAVIPRIGASLTFYGTALLRHMETMGMYTLNESIAISRSRDKFRALQLLARKGIPLPRTSFALSPDDTEDLIRMVGGAPLVIKLLEGTQGKGVILADSHQSAVSIINAFKEMSTNILVQEFIEESRGTDIRCFVIGDKVVAAIKRQAKEGEFRANVHQGGKALKINLSPQERAIAVAAAKTMGLKVAGVDIIRSNHGPLVLEINSSPGLEGIEKATHVNIAGKIIQYIEKHAKPKTIHQRFQG, via the coding sequence ATGAAAATTGCGATTTTAGCTACAAATCCTCAGTTGTACTCACATCAGCGGCTCAAAGCAGCTGGCGAGGACGCAGGTCATGAGATCAGCATCATTAATCCGCTTTATTGCTATCTAAATGTGGCTACTTCGAATCCTCAAGTTCACTATCGTGGAGGTGAAGCCTTACCTAAATTTGATGCTGTGATTCCACGTATTGGTGCTTCCCTGACTTTTTATGGAACAGCCTTGTTGAGGCATATGGAAACCATGGGCATGTATACTTTGAATGAATCCATAGCCATTTCACGTTCTCGAGATAAGTTTCGCGCGTTACAACTTTTAGCTCGTAAAGGTATCCCCTTGCCTAGAACCAGTTTTGCGCTTTCACCAGACGACACGGAAGATTTGATCCGCATGGTGGGCGGCGCTCCTCTGGTGATTAAATTGTTAGAAGGGACACAGGGAAAGGGTGTGATACTTGCTGATAGTCATCAGTCAGCAGTAAGTATAATCAATGCTTTTAAAGAAATGTCTACGAATATACTCGTGCAAGAATTTATTGAAGAATCACGAGGAACTGATATTCGTTGTTTTGTTATTGGTGATAAAGTGGTAGCAGCGATTAAACGACAAGCAAAAGAAGGTGAGTTTAGGGCTAATGTTCATCAGGGTGGAAAAGCTCTTAAAATCAACTTGTCACCACAAGAGCGAGCCATTGCTGTTGCCGCTGCAAAAACCATGGGATTAAAAGTCGCAGGGGTGGATATAATTCGCTCTAATCATGGTCCTTTAGTCCTTGAAATCAATTCATCGCCGGGCCTGGAAGGCATTGAAAAAGCCACCCATGTGAATATTGCAGGCAAGATTATTCAGTACATTGAAAAACATGCTAAACCCAAAACCATACACCAACGGTTCCAAGGATGA
- a CDS encoding YqgE/AlgH family protein, which translates to MTVNSSLANHLLIAMPSLIDPNFYHTVVYICEHHVQGTVGLIINRPLQYPLGLVFEQMQIEPARHEQNQMPLLFGGPIQPERGFVIHRPVGGWRSSLALRDDVTVTTSNDIIHAIAADKGPKDALVTLGYSGWGENQLEEEVRNNTWLVCPCTPELLYEVPFSERWEYAGSLIGVKMNQLTSIAGHA; encoded by the coding sequence ATGACAGTAAATTCCTCATTGGCCAATCACCTACTGATCGCCATGCCCTCTCTAATCGACCCCAATTTCTATCACACAGTCGTGTATATTTGCGAGCATCATGTTCAAGGAACGGTTGGATTGATTATAAATAGGCCATTGCAGTATCCTCTTGGTTTGGTGTTCGAACAAATGCAAATTGAACCAGCTCGTCATGAACAAAACCAAATGCCATTACTTTTTGGAGGACCTATCCAACCAGAGCGAGGATTTGTCATTCACCGTCCTGTCGGAGGCTGGCGCTCGAGTTTGGCTTTACGTGATGACGTGACGGTGACGACTTCCAATGATATCATCCACGCTATCGCCGCCGATAAAGGACCTAAAGATGCTTTGGTCACTTTAGGGTATTCTGGTTGGGGTGAAAATCAACTTGAAGAGGAAGTAAGGAATAATACATGGTTGGTTTGCCCATGTACCCCTGAATTACTTTATGAGGTGCCATTTTCAGAGCGTTGGGAATACGCTGGTTCCCTCATTGGAGTGAAAATGAACCAGTTAACCTCTATTGCAGGTCATGCTTAA
- a CDS encoding cold-shock protein, whose amino-acid sequence MAIGEVKWFNNAKGWGFIVPEGGGEDVFVHFSAIRGTGYKTLVPGQQVSYDLEKGERGLHASNVVALANEETSA is encoded by the coding sequence ATGGCTATAGGCGAAGTCAAATGGTTTAACAACGCCAAAGGATGGGGGTTTATTGTCCCCGAAGGCGGTGGGGAAGACGTCTTTGTTCATTTTTCCGCGATTCGTGGCACCGGTTATAAAACACTGGTTCCTGGCCAGCAAGTAAGCTATGACCTTGAGAAAGGCGAGCGTGGCTTGCACGCCTCGAATGTGGTGGCACTAGCCAATGAAGAGACTAGCGCTTAA
- a CDS encoding aspartate carbamoyltransferase catalytic subunit: MKHFLEISQLSRQEIDRLLHKALYFKSATLYPNYSQHTVANLFYENSTRTRVSFELAAKKLSMSVINLALQSSSEAKGEHIEDTLKTLAAMGINLFVIRHSQDGLQQTLARKIGDNVHIINAGDGKHAHPSQAMLDFMTIYEQKPDFEQLKIAIVGNIRHSRVANSLQCLCATMGVKELTLVAPEVWQPQQVHFGRVTSSLAEGLEAADVVICLRVQHERLQEHEALDLDVYRREFALTPTTLKYAKPDAMVMHPGPMNRGVEIDSEVADGVQSFILQQVTNGVFMRMAILEVLTQH, encoded by the coding sequence ATGAAGCATTTTTTAGAAATTAGTCAGCTTTCGCGCCAAGAAATTGATCGTCTTCTGCACAAGGCTCTTTATTTTAAAAGCGCAACACTCTATCCAAATTATTCCCAACATACAGTCGCAAATCTGTTCTATGAGAACAGTACTCGAACACGCGTTAGCTTTGAGTTGGCAGCCAAAAAACTATCGATGTCTGTGATTAACTTGGCTTTGCAAAGTTCCTCAGAAGCCAAGGGAGAGCATATTGAGGATACTCTAAAGACCTTGGCTGCCATGGGTATCAATTTATTTGTCATTAGGCACAGCCAGGATGGATTGCAGCAAACACTAGCCCGTAAGATAGGCGATAATGTTCATATCATTAATGCTGGGGATGGCAAACATGCTCATCCAAGTCAAGCCATGCTTGATTTCATGACGATTTACGAACAAAAACCTGATTTTGAGCAACTTAAAATAGCTATCGTCGGTAACATTCGTCATTCTCGTGTGGCTAATTCATTGCAATGCCTTTGTGCAACAATGGGTGTTAAAGAACTCACTTTGGTGGCACCAGAAGTTTGGCAACCACAACAGGTTCATTTTGGTCGAGTCACTTCTTCTTTAGCCGAGGGGCTAGAAGCAGCAGATGTAGTTATCTGTTTGCGGGTGCAACACGAACGGCTACAAGAGCATGAAGCATTAGACCTGGATGTTTACCGTCGGGAATTTGCGCTCACACCAACTACACTGAAATATGCTAAGCCAGATGCAATGGTGATGCATCCAGGTCCCATGAATCGTGGTGTGGAAATAGATAGTGAGGTTGCCGATGGAGTGCAATCGTTTATATTGCAACAGGTGACTAACGGTGTTTTCATGCGCATGGCTATTCTGGAGGTGCTAACTCAGCACTGA
- a CDS encoding COX15/CtaA family protein: protein MIERVQFKFIRTAATVAAILALFVVMLGAYTRLTDAGLGCPDWPGCYGHMVLPSDQNELQVAQGYYPQMPIETRKAWTEMAHRYAAGTLAILIFFIAGSMFWQRLQGNKQLGQLPLILLILVLFQAVLGMWTVTLKLLPVVVMGHLLGGIAIFSFLSRLRLQLSAITPANLPQWRWWIGVGAWIVFLQIALGGWVSSNYAGIACIGFPQCNGQWLPTLHFSQGFNLFAPVGQNYQGGLLDNDIRMTIQYIHRLGAMITAVYILMLSSLCILKCKERSLRLFAWLAVGLVMTQFTLGVVNVIYLLPLWVAVAHNGVAALLLATMLMMLYLAHGRHSDAY from the coding sequence ATGATTGAGCGCGTACAATTCAAATTCATCCGTACTGCCGCGACTGTGGCTGCAATTTTAGCATTGTTTGTTGTGATGTTGGGTGCCTATACTCGTCTTACTGACGCTGGATTAGGTTGTCCTGATTGGCCTGGATGTTATGGGCATATGGTATTACCCAGCGATCAAAATGAACTGCAAGTGGCACAAGGTTATTATCCACAAATGCCTATTGAGACGCGTAAGGCATGGACAGAAATGGCTCATCGTTATGCTGCAGGAACCCTTGCTATCCTCATTTTTTTTATTGCCGGAAGTATGTTTTGGCAACGCTTGCAAGGTAATAAGCAACTGGGTCAATTACCTCTTATTTTACTCATTCTAGTGTTATTCCAAGCCGTATTAGGAATGTGGACTGTAACCCTAAAATTATTACCTGTGGTTGTGATGGGGCATCTACTAGGTGGTATTGCTATTTTTTCTTTCCTAAGTCGCTTGCGTTTACAGTTAAGTGCAATCACGCCAGCGAATTTGCCACAATGGCGTTGGTGGATTGGTGTGGGTGCTTGGATTGTTTTTCTACAAATTGCTTTAGGAGGGTGGGTGAGTTCAAATTATGCAGGGATTGCCTGCATTGGTTTTCCTCAATGCAATGGACAGTGGTTGCCTACTTTGCATTTTTCTCAAGGCTTCAATTTATTTGCACCTGTGGGGCAAAATTATCAAGGAGGCTTACTTGATAATGATATTAGAATGACCATCCAATATATTCATCGTCTTGGGGCTATGATTACCGCTGTATATATTCTGATGTTGTCCTCGCTTTGTATTTTAAAATGTAAAGAAAGGAGTCTGCGATTATTTGCATGGTTAGCTGTCGGTTTAGTAATGACCCAGTTTACTCTAGGTGTGGTAAATGTGATTTATTTGCTGCCCCTATGGGTGGCAGTGGCCCACAATGGAGTTGCAGCCTTGTTACTGGCAACAATGCTAATGATGCTTTACCTAGCTCATGGGAGACATTCGGATGCCTACTAG
- a CDS encoding SCO family protein: MSSKFNRIAWITGILLAFTAVLSGILIAQRFMSEKKIDPVQFNGTFLQTPREINEFTLTGMDEQVFNNQSLQGQWTLVFFGFTNCGYLCPTTMAELAKMYRILEEEGGHPLPRVVMISIDPERDSLDRLSNYVRAFNPHFYGARGPDKTIKKMTREMGIAYTKIAMPDSNDANNYDVQHSGAVMLFNPKGQLNAFFTTPHQASLLAKDYLLLVS; encoded by the coding sequence ATGTCTAGCAAATTTAATCGAATAGCCTGGATAACAGGGATTCTTCTCGCATTCACGGCTGTCCTTAGTGGTATATTGATTGCTCAACGTTTCATGTCAGAAAAGAAAATTGATCCTGTGCAATTTAATGGAACCTTTCTTCAAACACCTCGCGAAATTAACGAATTTACTTTAACTGGTATGGATGAACAGGTATTTAATAATCAAAGTTTGCAAGGGCAATGGACACTCGTCTTTTTTGGATTTACTAACTGTGGTTATTTATGCCCAACCACAATGGCAGAGTTGGCTAAGATGTATCGCATTCTTGAAGAAGAGGGCGGGCACCCCTTGCCCAGAGTGGTGATGATTTCAATTGACCCAGAGAGAGATAGTCTGGATAGGTTGAGTAACTATGTTAGAGCATTTAATCCCCATTTTTATGGCGCGCGAGGTCCAGACAAGACGATAAAAAAAATGACGCGTGAAATGGGTATTGCTTACACCAAGATAGCTATGCCTGATAGTAATGATGCTAATAATTATGACGTGCAACATAGCGGTGCTGTGATGCTATTTAATCCTAAGGGACAGCTAAATGCATTTTTTACTACCCCCCATCAAGCTAGTCTTTTAGCGAAAGATTACTTGCTTCTTGTTTCTTAA
- a CDS encoding FMN-binding glutamate synthase family protein, producing METIQLSKQDIFFLRLLELDEIVILIIILGLITILTTVYLWDRRQREHTILRNYPVIGHFRYFFEFLGEFFRQYFFTNDREEMPFNRAERSWVYRAAKNVDTTIGFGSTRSLHETGTVYFVSAPFPPLATSEAPMQPMTIGPYCRQPFTSTHIFNISAMSYGSISKPAIQALSRGAKKAGCWLNTGEGGVAPYHLEAGCDIVAQIGTAKYGVRDAEGYLSDNRLRELAAIDCIKMFEIKLSQGAKPGKGGILPAVKVTPEVAAIRGILPYVDSISPNRHIDISNVEELLDVIEHVREVTGKPVGCKFVLGSYEWVHDLCKAIHKRGTKFAPDFITLDSADGGTGASPQGLMDYMGIPIQESLPRLVDILVLYNLRERIRVIASGKLITPSGVVWALCAGADFVNSARGFMFALGCIQAMQCHKNTCPTGIATHNPRLQRGLVVPDKAERVYHYANNMAHEVAIISHSCGVEEPRQLQRKHARIVKEDGFSVSLEEIFPNQKPLPDYL from the coding sequence ATGGAAACAATACAGCTTTCAAAACAAGACATCTTCTTCCTACGACTTCTAGAGCTCGATGAGATCGTTATACTCATCATAATCTTAGGGTTAATCACTATACTGACTACCGTTTATTTATGGGATAGACGCCAAAGAGAACATACGATTTTACGCAACTATCCCGTTATAGGACATTTTCGCTATTTCTTTGAATTCTTGGGCGAATTTTTCCGGCAATATTTCTTTACTAACGATCGAGAAGAAATGCCATTTAACAGAGCCGAACGCTCCTGGGTCTACCGTGCAGCCAAAAATGTGGATACAACAATTGGTTTTGGTTCTACTCGCTCGCTTCATGAAACCGGAACGGTGTATTTCGTCAGTGCACCTTTCCCACCTTTAGCAACGAGTGAAGCGCCTATGCAACCCATGACGATAGGCCCTTACTGCAGACAACCTTTTACTTCGACTCACATTTTTAATATCTCTGCTATGAGCTATGGGTCGATTTCCAAACCTGCTATTCAAGCCTTATCGAGAGGAGCAAAAAAGGCTGGGTGTTGGCTAAATACAGGTGAAGGGGGTGTGGCTCCTTACCATTTAGAAGCAGGCTGCGACATCGTTGCTCAGATAGGAACTGCAAAATATGGGGTTCGTGATGCGGAAGGTTATTTGTCTGACAATCGCCTACGTGAACTTGCAGCCATAGACTGCATTAAAATGTTTGAAATTAAACTCAGCCAAGGTGCTAAACCTGGAAAAGGGGGGATTTTGCCTGCAGTGAAGGTAACCCCAGAGGTTGCAGCGATTCGCGGTATTCTTCCCTACGTTGATTCCATTAGTCCTAATCGTCACATAGACATTAGCAATGTGGAGGAGCTTTTGGATGTCATCGAACATGTACGTGAAGTTACTGGGAAACCTGTGGGTTGTAAATTTGTGCTAGGAAGCTATGAATGGGTCCATGATTTGTGCAAAGCCATTCATAAACGAGGCACTAAATTTGCTCCAGACTTTATTACATTGGACAGTGCTGATGGTGGGACTGGAGCATCTCCTCAAGGCTTAATGGATTACATGGGTATTCCTATTCAGGAATCTTTACCAAGATTGGTGGACATTCTTGTTTTATATAATCTTCGTGAACGCATCAGGGTCATTGCAAGTGGCAAGTTGATAACGCCATCAGGCGTTGTCTGGGCTCTTTGTGCGGGAGCTGATTTTGTGAATTCTGCGCGTGGTTTTATGTTTGCTCTAGGTTGTATTCAAGCGATGCAATGTCATAAAAATACCTGTCCCACAGGAATTGCAACGCACAATCCTCGCTTGCAGCGAGGTCTCGTCGTCCCTGATAAAGCAGAGCGCGTCTATCACTATGCCAATAATATGGCTCATGAAGTTGCCATTATTAGCCACTCTTGCGGGGTGGAAGAGCCAAGGCAATTGCAACGTAAACACGCAAGAATAGTAAAGGAAGATGGGTTTTCGGTCTCACTGGAAGAAATATTTCCGAATCAAAAACCTTTACCCGATTATTTATGA
- a CDS encoding succinylglutamate desuccinylase/aspartoacylase family protein encodes MKKRAPIKIANESIKAGEARCVKLSLAMLYTSTPIEIPVYVFHGKKDGPILFVTAAIHGDEINGVEIIRRLHHTPRIKRLRGTLITIPVVNVYGFFLHSRYLPDRRDLNRQFPGREKGSMASKLANMIMTEIVNHSTHGIDLHTGAIHRSNYPQTRFSHQCAQSAILAEAFDAPVRVAATMRDGSLREATDNADIPMIIYEGGEALRFDEMAIQIGVRGILNVMTFLEMFSPSQRKFRRRRKGFISAVAESTFWIRAPESGVMIKNKPLGAKVCKGEILCLIVDPLGDNEIKIKSPCEGVIIGKTNIPLVNEGDGIFHIAVFENFDDLRLPEEDIEDWD; translated from the coding sequence ATGAAAAAGAGAGCTCCTATAAAGATTGCTAATGAAAGTATAAAGGCGGGAGAAGCGCGCTGTGTCAAGCTGTCACTTGCAATGCTTTACACGTCAACGCCCATTGAAATCCCCGTTTATGTCTTTCACGGAAAAAAAGATGGACCTATTTTGTTTGTGACAGCAGCCATTCATGGGGATGAAATTAACGGTGTAGAAATTATTCGACGTCTGCATCATACTCCACGAATTAAACGTTTGCGAGGCACTTTAATTACCATTCCTGTGGTGAATGTCTATGGTTTTTTTCTTCACTCCCGCTATTTACCTGATCGTCGAGATTTGAATCGCCAATTTCCTGGTCGGGAAAAAGGATCAATGGCATCTAAATTGGCTAATATGATCATGACTGAAATTGTTAATCATTCAACACATGGCATTGATTTACACACAGGGGCTATTCATCGCTCTAATTACCCACAAACACGATTTAGCCACCAGTGTGCACAATCAGCCATCTTGGCAGAAGCATTTGATGCACCAGTGAGAGTTGCAGCAACAATGCGAGATGGCTCTTTACGTGAGGCGACTGATAATGCGGATATTCCCATGATTATTTATGAAGGAGGAGAGGCCCTACGTTTTGACGAGATGGCAATTCAGATAGGTGTGCGTGGAATATTAAACGTCATGACGTTTCTGGAAATGTTTTCGCCATCGCAGCGGAAATTTAGAAGAAGAAGGAAAGGTTTTATTTCTGCGGTTGCCGAATCGACATTCTGGATTCGGGCTCCCGAAAGTGGCGTGATGATAAAGAATAAACCGTTGGGTGCTAAGGTCTGTAAGGGAGAAATTCTTTGCCTAATTGTTGATCCTCTTGGTGATAACGAAATCAAAATAAAATCGCCTTGTGAAGGAGTGATTATAGGAAAAACCAATATCCCTTTAGTCAATGAAGGAGATGGCATCTTTCATATTGCTGTTTTTGAGAATTTTGATGATCTACGATTACCGGAGGAAGATATAGAAGATTGGGATTGA
- the ruvX gene encoding Holliday junction resolvase RuvX, with translation MPKGVYLGFDFGYKRIGVAVGQKITDSARPLTTLDANLGIPNWDLIQKMVNDWQPEALIVGLPTHIDDSEQYTTNAARSFASQLQKRFSLPVHLVDERLSTVEARARLFAKGGYRKIKQSEVDSFAACIILEQWLQHSR, from the coding sequence ATGCCAAAGGGTGTCTATTTGGGATTTGATTTCGGTTACAAACGAATAGGCGTAGCAGTAGGTCAAAAAATTACTGACAGTGCCAGACCACTAACTACCTTAGATGCAAATTTAGGAATTCCAAATTGGGATTTGATTCAGAAGATGGTAAACGATTGGCAGCCCGAGGCTTTGATTGTCGGGTTGCCAACACATATCGATGACAGTGAGCAGTATACTACAAATGCTGCTCGCAGCTTTGCATCACAATTACAAAAGCGATTCTCCTTGCCGGTGCATTTGGTCGATGAGCGACTTTCCACTGTCGAAGCCCGCGCTCGGTTGTTTGCCAAGGGCGGATATCGTAAAATCAAGCAGTCCGAGGTCGATAGCTTCGCTGCTTGCATCATATTAGAGCAGTGGCTGCAACATTCAAGGTAA
- the hemH gene encoding ferrochelatase: protein MKNGLLLINLGTPDHCTPAAVKRYLREFLADKRVIDLPAPLRYLILHTLILPFRPKQAAHAYKAIWDKEGSPLLINSRKLQTKLQCRLGEEYKVVLGMRYGNPSISEALDEVNDCERLTVLPLFPQYSSAATGSAIEKLLKLLATQKSIPTLTVIRDFYHHPGFIKAQAALIEPYLASHDYLLFSYHGIPERHLAHHGCQTVCANSCPPITQSNQVCYKAQCYMTTRELVRQLNLTKEQYGMAFQSRLGKTPWIKPYTDALLPKLAQQGIKRVAIACPSFVADCLETLEEIGIRAKEQWQRLGGVQLSLIPCLNDTDLWVTGLIEILKNK, encoded by the coding sequence ATGAAAAATGGTTTACTGCTCATTAATCTAGGTACCCCTGATCATTGCACTCCTGCTGCAGTTAAACGCTACCTTCGTGAATTTCTTGCTGATAAAAGAGTTATCGATTTGCCGGCTCCGCTTAGGTATTTAATACTTCATACCCTCATCTTACCTTTCAGACCTAAACAAGCTGCGCATGCTTATAAAGCCATCTGGGATAAGGAAGGATCTCCTCTACTTATCAACAGTCGTAAATTACAAACTAAATTACAATGTAGGCTTGGGGAAGAATATAAAGTTGTTTTGGGAATGCGCTATGGCAATCCTTCGATTAGTGAAGCCTTAGATGAGGTCAATGACTGTGAACGCCTGACCGTTCTCCCCCTCTTCCCACAATACTCTTCTGCCGCAACAGGTTCTGCCATTGAGAAACTATTGAAGTTACTTGCAACCCAAAAGAGCATACCGACATTAACTGTGATCCGTGATTTTTATCATCATCCAGGCTTTATCAAAGCACAAGCAGCGCTTATCGAACCTTACCTGGCTTCTCATGATTACCTTCTCTTCAGCTATCATGGCATTCCTGAACGCCATCTGGCTCACCACGGTTGTCAGACTGTTTGTGCGAACAGCTGCCCTCCTATCACCCAAAGTAATCAAGTCTGTTATAAGGCTCAATGTTACATGACGACTCGCGAATTGGTCCGGCAGTTAAATTTAACCAAAGAACAATATGGTATGGCTTTTCAGTCGCGCCTTGGAAAAACCCCATGGATAAAGCCGTACACCGATGCCCTCTTACCCAAACTGGCACAACAAGGCATTAAACGAGTGGCCATCGCCTGCCCTTCTTTTGTTGCTGACTGTCTAGAAACATTGGAAGAAATTGGCATTCGTGCGAAAGAACAATGGCAACGGTTGGGAGGTGTGCAATTATCATTAATTCCTTGCCTTAATGATACTGATTTATGGGTAACAGGACTTATTGAGATATTGAAAAATAAATAG
- a CDS encoding SDR family oxidoreductase — MHAKKPLVVITGASEGIGRALAKQFAEEGYPCLLISRHIEPLPELKNHEIIYAKLDVTDYSQFEAAVRAAEKIHGKTECLINNAGLLNVGEFRDIPIDKIHYEIEVLINGVINGIKIVLPDMSHRKSGTIINISSIGDRKPAPLGVGYHASKHAVRSLSESLQMAEAKNNVRIMNIAPGLIKTNIHANMGISFENYCEMLGNPTFIMPEELAEIIMFCWKLPQRICIRDLVVMPTDCAF, encoded by the coding sequence ATGCATGCTAAAAAACCTCTGGTAGTGATTACTGGCGCTAGTGAAGGAATAGGTCGCGCGCTAGCGAAACAATTTGCTGAGGAGGGTTATCCTTGCCTCTTGATTAGCCGCCATATTGAACCACTGCCTGAATTAAAAAATCATGAAATTATTTATGCCAAACTGGATGTCACGGATTACTCCCAATTTGAAGCTGCTGTCCGCGCTGCTGAAAAAATCCATGGTAAAACGGAGTGTTTGATCAATAATGCCGGTCTTCTTAATGTAGGGGAGTTCAGGGATATTCCAATAGACAAAATACATTATGAAATTGAGGTGCTGATCAACGGGGTTATTAACGGCATTAAAATTGTCTTGCCCGATATGTCTCATAGGAAGTCGGGTACGATTATCAATATCAGTTCTATTGGTGACCGAAAGCCAGCCCCATTAGGAGTAGGCTATCATGCATCTAAGCATGCCGTTCGCTCACTAAGTGAGAGTTTGCAAATGGCAGAAGCAAAAAATAATGTCCGAATTATGAATATTGCGCCTGGCTTAATAAAAACGAACATCCATGCCAATATGGGCATTAGCTTTGAAAATTACTGTGAGATGCTGGGCAATCCCACGTTTATTATGCCTGAGGAGTTAGCTGAAATAATTATGTTCTGCTGGAAGTTGCCCCAAAGGATCTGCATTAGAGATCTTGTAGTGATGCCTACTGATTGTGCGTTTTAG